In Spirochaetota bacterium, the following proteins share a genomic window:
- the fdhD gene encoding formate dehydrogenase accessory sulfurtransferase FdhD, with translation MALPQYVTVGAYRCTGSAIAPIDIPVSAEYAFTLSVNGNPFVSIVCSGSDLDKLALGHLAAEGVIRSADEVHSVEIDEQAFTINIDTAENDDLLERLFRIRSIASGCGQSGSQPADAIPRTRGEVPRVRASVVTAGMREFLHASEIHKLTHGVHSAALYSVEGRRQCFFDEIGRHNAIDKILGYALKSGLSLERSMILSTGRLASEIVMKAIAVSAPVLVSRAAPTARSIELARQAGMLMIGGVRPSGFYIFSGEGFVEC, from the coding sequence ATGGCGCTACCGCAGTACGTCACGGTAGGGGCCTACCGGTGCACGGGGTCGGCTATCGCGCCGATAGACATTCCGGTGAGCGCCGAGTACGCGTTTACGCTTTCCGTAAACGGCAATCCTTTCGTCTCCATCGTATGCTCGGGAAGCGACCTCGATAAGCTGGCGCTGGGGCATCTCGCCGCCGAGGGCGTCATCCGATCGGCGGACGAGGTGCACTCAGTCGAGATCGACGAACAGGCCTTCACCATAAACATCGATACCGCGGAGAACGACGATCTGCTCGAGCGCCTGTTCCGCATCCGCTCGATCGCTTCCGGCTGTGGGCAGTCCGGCTCCCAGCCCGCGGACGCGATCCCGCGGACGCGAGGGGAGGTCCCCCGTGTCAGGGCGTCGGTCGTTACGGCCGGCATGAGAGAATTTCTGCATGCCTCCGAGATCCACAAACTAACGCACGGCGTGCACAGCGCCGCGCTCTACTCGGTAGAGGGGCGGCGGCAGTGCTTCTTCGACGAGATTGGGCGGCACAATGCCATCGACAAAATACTGGGGTATGCGCTGAAAAGCGGCCTGTCGCTCGAGCGCTCGATGATCCTCTCCACCGGGAGGCTCGCGAGCGAGATCGTAATGAAGGCAATAGCCGTCTCGGCGCCGGTGCTCGTCTCGCGCGCCGCGCCGACCGCGCGCAGCATCGAGCTCGCCCGGCAAGCGGGCATGCTCATGATCGGCGGCGTGCGCCCT
- a CDS encoding iron-sulfur cluster assembly scaffold protein yields MKNAILKDHFLHPRRMGEVDEPTGRALVKSDTCSDLVRMTVRIDGGGIVTDIKTRVYGCGYAIAGASYFNEFAHGKRASEVAGTTIDALVESLGEVPPGSRGCVALAPAAFKKIFRAVDGGA; encoded by the coding sequence GTGAAAAATGCGATACTGAAAGACCATTTTCTCCACCCCCGCCGCATGGGGGAGGTCGATGAACCGACGGGAAGGGCGCTGGTGAAGAGCGATACCTGCAGCGACCTGGTGCGCATGACTGTGCGTATCGACGGCGGCGGTATCGTGACAGACATCAAGACCCGGGTCTACGGCTGCGGCTATGCGATCGCCGGAGCATCGTACTTCAACGAGTTTGCGCACGGGAAGCGCGCTTCGGAGGTGGCGGGGACGACGATCGATGCCCTCGTCGAATCGCTCGGAGAGGTTCCCCCGGGGAGCCGGGGATGCGTGGCCCTCGCGCCTGCCGCTTTTAAAAAGATATTCCGCGCCGTGGATGGAGGCGCATGA
- a CDS encoding penicillin acylase family protein: MKLTGSPIILETRGGKVSIIRNDHGVPEISGRRHEDVYYGMGWVHAHDRQLQALLTRLLLQGRAAEKLAGEPALIEIDRYMRRMQFLPDPESEIKKLEPAVRRYLEFYAQGFNHYLQTHGAVFEFRLLGYRPEPWEIKDSLILGKIMAFLGLADAQGAMEKFLTQMIRHDLGERKLRELFPYLTEKIDYDMMKKLSLAPPLIPAALKWLSKLPKMTASNNWAVSGKLTASGKPIYCSDPHLEVNRIPAIWQEIVLRLPDDVIMGASLPGVPGIAIGRTRNLAWGATYSFMDMVDYRIEECRGGRYRRGKQWKPFKVREELIAVKKGEPVIEKVYENELGVLEGDPFIEGHYLVLCWSAARGCGAGEFNGLLTLPHAKNAREAMACFRKLEALSFNWVMADSLGNIAYQMSGRLYRRPKGVSGLVPLPGWEKKYTPRGFVSASLLPAAYNPPEGIIVTANQDLNRLGKAKPINLPMASYRADRITQLLKKKKKLTVEDMKRIHFDLYSLQAERFLKVLRPLLPDSDNGRILREWECTYSADSRGATLFESVYRSLLRTVFGDNGMGREIVDYAMSETGLFNDYYGNFDEILMDPRSAWFDGRPREELFKKAIKEGLSVTPKQYGKTRMVTLSHLLFGGKLPRFLGFDYGPISLPGGRATVSQGQIFKSSGRVTTFSPSYRMIADLAEKALHTNIAGGSSDRRFSRWYMSDMENWTRAVYKVLA, encoded by the coding sequence ATGAAACTGACAGGCAGCCCAATCATCCTTGAAACCAGAGGCGGAAAAGTTTCAATAATCAGAAACGATCACGGAGTTCCCGAAATAAGCGGCAGAAGACATGAGGACGTTTACTACGGCATGGGTTGGGTGCACGCCCACGACCGCCAGCTTCAGGCCCTGCTCACGCGGCTCCTTCTGCAGGGGCGCGCGGCCGAAAAGCTCGCCGGGGAGCCCGCTCTCATCGAAATAGACCGTTACATGCGTCGCATGCAGTTTCTCCCCGATCCGGAGAGTGAGATTAAAAAGCTGGAACCCGCTGTCCGCCGCTACCTCGAGTTTTACGCGCAGGGTTTCAACCACTACCTCCAAACGCACGGCGCCGTGTTCGAGTTCCGCCTTCTGGGATACAGGCCGGAGCCCTGGGAGATAAAGGACTCGCTCATCCTCGGGAAGATCATGGCCTTCCTGGGCCTCGCCGACGCGCAGGGCGCCATGGAAAAATTCCTGACCCAGATGATCCGGCATGACCTCGGCGAGAGAAAGCTCCGGGAGTTGTTTCCCTATCTCACCGAAAAGATCGACTACGATATGATGAAGAAGCTCAGCCTTGCACCGCCGCTCATTCCGGCGGCGCTCAAGTGGCTGTCGAAACTCCCGAAGATGACGGCGAGCAACAACTGGGCCGTGTCCGGCAAGCTGACGGCCTCGGGCAAGCCCATCTATTGCAGCGATCCACACCTGGAGGTTAACCGCATCCCCGCCATATGGCAGGAGATCGTGCTGCGGCTGCCGGACGACGTCATCATGGGGGCGAGCCTGCCGGGCGTACCCGGCATCGCCATAGGCCGGACCAGGAACCTCGCATGGGGGGCGACCTACTCCTTCATGGACATGGTCGATTACCGTATCGAGGAATGCCGGGGCGGGCGCTACCGGCGCGGAAAACAGTGGAAGCCGTTTAAGGTGCGGGAAGAGCTCATCGCGGTGAAAAAGGGCGAGCCCGTCATCGAAAAAGTCTACGAAAACGAGCTCGGCGTTTTGGAGGGCGATCCGTTCATCGAAGGACATTACCTTGTACTGTGCTGGTCGGCCGCCCGCGGATGCGGCGCCGGCGAGTTCAACGGACTTTTGACGCTCCCTCATGCCAAAAACGCGCGCGAGGCGATGGCCTGCTTCAGAAAGCTCGAGGCGCTGTCGTTTAACTGGGTAATGGCCGACTCGCTCGGAAACATCGCCTACCAGATGAGCGGTCGGCTGTACAGGCGGCCCAAGGGAGTGAGCGGCCTCGTCCCGCTTCCGGGCTGGGAGAAGAAGTACACCCCGCGCGGTTTCGTGAGCGCATCCCTGCTTCCCGCCGCATATAACCCGCCCGAGGGAATCATCGTCACCGCCAACCAGGACCTCAACCGCCTCGGAAAGGCGAAGCCCATCAACCTCCCCATGGCCTCCTATCGCGCCGACCGCATTACGCAGCTTTTAAAAAAGAAAAAAAAGCTTACGGTCGAGGACATGAAGCGCATTCACTTCGACCTCTATTCGCTCCAGGCCGAGCGTTTCCTGAAGGTACTGCGGCCCCTGCTCCCGGATTCCGACAACGGGCGCATACTCCGCGAATGGGAGTGCACCTACAGCGCCGACTCGCGCGGCGCGACGTTGTTCGAGTCGGTGTACCGCTCCCTGCTTCGGACCGTGTTCGGCGACAACGGCATGGGGCGCGAAATCGTCGACTACGCCATGAGCGAAACGGGCCTTTTCAACGATTATTACGGCAATTTCGACGAAATACTCATGGACCCGCGCTCGGCGTGGTTCGACGGCCGGCCGCGCGAGGAGCTTTTCAAGAAAGCCATTAAAGAAGGCCTGTCGGTCACACCGAAGCAATATGGAAAAACGCGCATGGTGACGCTTTCGCACCTCCTCTTCGGCGGCAAGCTTCCGCGCTTTCTCGGCTTCGATTACGGCCCCATATCGCTTCCCGGCGGGAGGGCGACCGTGTCCCAGGGGCAGATATTCAAAAGCTCCGGACGAGTCACCACCTTCAGTCCGTCGTATCGCATGATCGCCGACCTCGCCGAGAAGGCGCTGCATACGAACATCGCCGGAGGAAGCTCCGACCGGCGTTTCTCGCGCTGGTATATGAGCGACATGGAAAACTGGACCAGGGCGGTATACAAGGTGCTGGCATAG